Within the Deinococcus radiotolerans genome, the region CCAGGTCGATGTACGGCACGGCCTTGAGCACCTGCCGCTCCTCCATCACGGTCGCGCGCTCGTTCTTCCGGACCTGCACCGCCAGGACCGTCTCACGCCGCCGGAGCCTCGCCACTTCACCCTCCAGCACGGCCCGCTCGATGTCGTACGGGTCCGGCTCAGGTTCCGCGTCCCGCCCTCGCCCGCGCCTCGGCTTGTCCGGTGGGGGCGGCAGGTTGCGCAGCATCTCCTCCGCCACTTCCAGTTCCAGGCGAACGTCGGCCAGGACGGTGCTCGCCAGCACTTCCACCCAGTCCGTCACGACCTCATTCACGGAGGACATGACGTCGTCAGGGTCGAAGTCGATCATCTCCCGAATGGCGGCCAGGATGACCTGCGGCGAAAAGCCACGCGCAATCCAGCCCGCCTCGATCGCCGCCACAACGTGAACACGGGTTAACAGGCGCGAGCCCTGTTCCTTCGCCGTTCTGGGGCTGTACTCGGCGTCTTTTGCCGCCTGGGTGTTGCTTTTCCCGTCGAGTTTGGAGAGCACGAACTGCTGCTCCTGGCGGCTGCACAGGTTCAGCTTGTCCATGAACGCCTGTCCGGCGGGCGTGATCTGCGGGGCGGGCGGGGTGGGCGCCGGGGCGGGCGTGGCGCGGGCCTGCCTGGCCTTGGGCTTGGCGCCGGCCTTGGCTGCCGGTTGTGCCGCGGGTGTGGCCTTGGCGTTCCGGGCGGCGGGTTTCTTCGGTGCGGATTTCTTTGGGGCGGGTTTCTGGGGTGCGGCCCGGCCCCGCTTGGCGGGGGGAGCGTCAGTGGGTTTGCGGCGGGGCACGGTTCACCTCCTGGGGTGCGTCAGGTGTCCTGGTTGATGAGCTGGTCGTAGGCGGCCATGACGTCCTCGTACGGGGCGTCGGGCGGCAGCGCGGCCGGGGTGGGCGGGTGGAGGGGCTCGCCGTCTTTGCCGGTGACTTCCACGCGCTGTTTGCCCCACCTCTCGGGGTGGCTGCGTTCCAGGTACCAGGCGTCCGCTTTCCAGTCGCCTTTCTGGCCGCTGACGCGGATGCGGGCGACGCTTTCGATCTCGGCACTGGCGCGCGCTTCGAGCACGGCTGCGCGGAACTCACGGTAGATGGCGTTGCCGTCGCCGGACTTCTCGCCGCGTTTCATCCACTCGTAGTACGTGTCGGGGTTGATGCCGACGTAGTCGCAGCAGGTTTCAATCCAGTTCCCGGCGCGGATGGCGCGCAGGAATTTCGCCTGGACGTCGGCGGTGAGTTTGGTTTTCCGGCCGGGGGTGGCCACGGTGATCACCTCGCAGGGGTGCGGCGCGGCCCGCGCTCCGGGGTGGGAGGCGGGCCGCTGGGAAAGGTCGGGTCAGCTGGTGGTGATCTTCACGATCATGCCGTGCAGGTACCGGTGCTGGTCGGGGCGGATGCGCGGCCTGATGCGGTCGAGGTGGGCGAGCACGCGGTCGTGTTCGGCCTGGGTGAGCCGGATGCCCCGCAGGGCGCGTTCAAGGTCGGACGGGCGGTCCGGAAGGCGTGTGGGGAGGGCCATGTGGTTCTCCTGTGGGGCGCGGTCAGCGCCGGGGGGACCTGAGCTGCCCGAAGGCCCGGGCGGGCGTCCAGCCGTCGTTGGCGAGCGTGACCAGCTGCCGCACCTGCATGGTGCTCAGGCCAGGGTGCTGCTGCAGGTGCTCGCGGATATGCTCGGGCGACCAGGGGGTGCGCTGCTGGAGTTCACGCTGGATGTTGTCGTTCATCGGGCTCCGGGGGTGAGGATGGTGTCGCGCACGTGCTGGGCGATGGCGCACGTCATCAGGGGCGGGACGCCGTAGCCGTCCACCTCGCCGGGGCGCAGGCTGATATGCACCGTGACGGCGGTCCACTGCCCGGCCTGGACGGTGACGCGCTCCGGGGCGGGCTGGCCGTCCGCCTGGGCGATCAGCAGGGCGGCGAGCACGCCATACCCAGCGCGATGCGGCCGCTGGTGTCATCGATCAGGATCGGCCCACCGTACCCGTATTTTCCGAGGGAAGCGGCGATGGCCTCCAGGTCGTGCCGCCTTGGGTTGCGGTCCCACGCGAGCGTGGCGAGGTGCTGGATGTCGTGCTGGTCGAGGCGGTGACTCTGGATCTTGGCGGTCGTTGGCATGGGAACCTCGGGGATAGGGAACCGCCCGCGTGCGGGAGGCACGCGGGCGGCTGGGGGGGCGGGTCACACCCGGCGACGGGCGGTGGCGTAGGGGTCGGATCGTTTGCCGCTCTGGCGGGCACCGATGGTTAGAACGGTAACGGTGCTGCTGGCGCTGTCGATGTCGTACACGATGCGGTAGCGCTTGTTGGCCGCGTGATAACTGAAGAGTCCAGCGAGCGGTTTCTTGAGGGGTTTACCCGCGCTGGGATTGCTGGCCAGCCGCGCCAGGGCTTTGTCGATGTGAGCGCGGGTGGTGGAATCGAGTTTCTTCAAGTCCGCCTGAGCCTCGGGCTCGAAGGCGATGGTGTAAGTGGGCATGTGGCCCTCCTATAGTTCTGGCGGAGGGCCACATTAGGCACCTCCTAGTCGGGAACGGCTTCGGTCGAAGAACGTTCCCGATCAGGGGGCACAGGCTTGGATCGTGCGGAGGGTAACCGTCTTTCGTGCCGGCTGAATGCCAGTACTGATCGTAAATCGAGTCTTGATTAGGTTGTGGAGGAACACGCGCAGGTAAAGCGCGAAGCGCCGCACCACCATTCCGCTGAGCAAACCCGTACGCGCAAGGGCTGCGAGCACGTCGAGGAGGTCACGCGACCACTCAGAAATGAGGTAGTGAGCGTCAACCGCCCAATAGAAGGGACCACCCGCAGGCTCGCCCTTGCCCCTTTTTCGCCTTACAGGGCGACTGAAGAGGTCGGACAGGTATCCGCCGGAATTTTTGTGTGGGTCTGGGTTTAGTGCCAAGCCGAGAATGCGGCGGTGCATGGAACGACTGGCCTCTAGTTTCCGCTGCTCGTCCAGTCGCACAACTTCGAGCATGAACTTGAGGGAGCCATCAAAGAGGTGGAAAGTCTCCCTTGATTCTGCGTACTCGACGCATCGGCGAACCGCGTCAGCTGCTTCTGCGACGTCACTTCCTTGTTCCGCTTCAATGGCCTCGGCCATCCCGAGCTTGAACCATTCGCTGACGGTCACGGCGCACCCTGCCTTTCCCGGCGCCGCTTCAGTCTGTCCAGGATGTCAGGGTGATCATCGAGCACGGCGTTCGTTTCCTCATCATCGGTGTAGGGCACGCCTGCACCGGTCGTCCGCAGGGAGACGGGTTCGGGTTCACCGGTGAACAGGTCGGCCACGCTGACCTTTTCGCCCGTCAGGGCGCTCAGCGCGGCCACGACGTGGTTCAGGTTCTCCAGATCAATGCGCTTAACGCTGTCGCCGCGTGCCATGGCGAAGATACTGCCGCGCGCGACTTTTCCCTCGGTTTCCTTGACGAGCCGGTAAGCCGTCAGGCCGTGGTCGCGCAGGTAGTGGTCGAGGGAGAACCGAATCATAGTGACAGCAATCTAGCACGGTGTCAGATACCCGTCAACTCTCCCCTTTTCGCCTGCGCGAACGTGACGCCGTCCTGGCGGGTGGCAATCATGCCGGTGGCATCCTGCGCGCGGCGGATGATCTGGTCGCAGTAGTGCGGGTCCAGTTCGTTCAGCGCGGCGCGGCGGCCGATCTTGTGCGCGGCGATCAGGGTTGTGCCGCTCCCGCCGAACGGGTCCATCACGACGTCGCCTGGCTGGCTGCTGTTCTCCACGCAGATCTGCACGAGCTGGACAGGTTTCATGGTTGGATGCAGGTCGTTCCGGGTGGGTTTGTCCACGTACACGACCGTGCTGGCGTCGCGGATCTGGGTGAGCAGGTCCACGAGTTCGGCCTTGTTGAGCTTGTTCAGGTCGAGTGAATCGTCGAGCACCGTGGTGTTGGTGAAGTCCTTGCCGAAGTAGTGTGCCGCGCCCAGCTTCCAGCCGTACAGCATGGGCTCGTGCCGCCAGTTGTAGTCCTGGCGGCTCATCACGGCGGCGTTCTTGACCCAGACGATGGTCTGTGAGTACTTCAGTCCGGCCGCGTCGTAGCCCTGCCGGAACGCCACGCCTTCCAGTTCGGCGTACGCGACGTAGATGCACGCGCCGGGCTGCATGACGCTGGCCGTGGCGCTCAGGGCGGCCGCGATGAACTGCCGGAACTGCTCCGGGGTCATCGCGTCGTTCTGGATCTTCAGCCGGTCCTTGGTTTTGCCCTCGTAGTTCACGTTGTACGGCGGATCGGTCCAGACCAGCCGCACCTGGAGGCCCGCGGTCAGCCGCTGGAGCTGGTGCGGGTCGGTGCTGTCCCCGCAGCTGACGCGGTGCTCGCCGATCGTCCAGATGTCGCCGGGGCGGGTGACGGGCGTGGGCTGGAGGGGCGGGACGTCATCCTCGTCGGTGAGGAGTTCGCGCCGCACCTCGCCGTCCAGCTCAGTCAGCAGCGCGTCGTGGTCCGCTTCGGTGTACCCGGTGCCGTCCAGGCCCGGGCCGTCGCGCAGCTGGTCAAGCAGGCGGCGCAGCGCCTCCGGGTCGCGGGTGGCGCGCTCGGCGTAGCGGTTGTCCGCCAGGAGGATGACGCGGGCGCGGTCGTCGTCAACGTCCACCCAGAACACCGGCACGTGCGTGAGCCCGGCGAGGATCGCGCCGCGCCAGCGGTGCTCGCCGACCAGGATCTGCCCGGTGCTGCGCTGCACCGTGACGGTACCCCACCAGCCCGAGGCGCGTATGCTCTCGGCGATCTCCTCGGGATTGTTGCGGTTCGGGTTGAGTGGGTGAGGTTTGAGGTCGTGCACCGGCACGAGTTCGGTCTGGTCGTTCAGCAGGTGGGCGGTCGGGGTCATGGGCTCCAATGGGGACCGCCCCGCCGGCGCGGTGGCGGGCGGGGCGGGCGGGGGGAAGGCTCAGTTGGTGTGCCGGGGGGGCCGGTCGATGAGGCCCGCGACGGTCAGGACTTCGCGCAGGCTGCCCGCGACGGTGCGGGAGTAGGGGTTGTCGCTGCTGCGCTCCAGATCGTCGAGCACGGCCGTGGCGGTGGTGAGGTGCATGTTCATCAGCACCCGGTACTCTCCACTTTCTCTGTTCCAAACGACGTCGATTTCGACGGCCCTCTCGGGGCCGCCGCTGCTGCTATCCTCCACGGTGATTCCTCCAACCTATTTGGAATCCCGAGGCCATCGCTGCCAGGCATCTGGCCTCGGGTGAGGCCATGTTACCGGGCAGACGTGACCGCGTGTGGTCGCGCTTACATGCATGCAGGACAAACCGTAAGCGCGTGAACGTGTGAGCATGAGATCAGGACGACACGCGGTCAGGCGTGCAGAGCAGTGGAACGCTCCGGACAGCAGCACAGGCACGCGCTGGGCGTGCCTGAGAAAAGACTGATGGCAGATTAATGCGAGTGTACGGGAATGTTCGGGCGTGGTCAACGTGACCCCGACAGGCTAACTACTCCTCAAAACGGTTAACTGGCGGCAGGACGCCGGCGTCTGTACGGTGTTTCTGCAATGCAACGGCCACCGTCTATAACGGCTTCAGTCTCCCACTGATGTGGACCCTCCTCACTCACGGGTGAAATTCACGCTGCTGAGATCAAACGCAAGAAACACGGACACCGCACGGTGTCCGTGTTTCGACTCGGGCTCGCTCACATCCAGGTTCTCTTCCTGCATCCGTCGCCGCTCTCATGGCGCAGTTTGACCACCCTGATGCGGTGTCTTGGGCGTCGTCAGACTCCCGTTCTCACAGGACCTTGAGACCGGCTTGTTGGCGTGCTTTTCTTCAACGTCACCAAGACGTACAGACACTGACGCGTCCCCCTCAGCAAGTGTCCCCAGATGCGCCATCCGCATCCCTGCTCTCACTGTTTCAGATCCAGCTCTATGGTGAGGGGGCATGCGACCTCTCGAGGACGAACTCCGTGATGTGTTCACCCAGTCCTGGCGCCCCGAAGACGAAGAAGCAGTGTCCTGGAAGGATGACATCACCGCGTATGCCCCTTTGAATGTGCCACTCCAAGGGCACGTGATCCGTCAGCTCGCGGGCCGGGAACTTCAGGTGTTGCCCTTGCTTCGACAGGACAAGGATGAGGTGTGGACCTATACACAGAGTCGCTGGCTGGTCTACGTTCTTGGGCAGTTCGACGGCGGCGTCCTGGCACTCCAACGCCTGGCCTCCGATGAAGGCGGCCCGTACTGCAATGGCCGGGATGAGGATGCCGCCCACCTCTTAGCAGCCCGCAACGACCGCCAACACTTCCCTTTTTTCCGGTCCCTGGTGCTGAATCGCAGGATTAGCAGTACCGTTCAGAAGATCGCACTCCAGGCATTGGTGAACGCCAACGACACCGATAGCATCAAGGCCCTGCAAACCTTGTCGTGGTGGAGTGACGACATTCCACTCGCCCGGGTGCGGCTTGGTGACATGACCGCCCTGCGCCCATTGATTCAGTCAAGGACCTCGGATAAGGCTCACCAGGCCATAGCGGCGCTGGAAGAGCGTCTGGGTGGGCTGACGCCTCTTCTGAACGAACTGATTTCGGTCAACCCAGAAGCGCTGCAGGAACCCAATGCTGACCCGATGGAACAATTGGCGCATCTGGCCCTCCACGACCCCATGGTGGAGGTGCAGGCCTGGGCCATCCGGCAACTGGCTACCCGTGCCCGGCAGCGGTTCAGTGGGTTGGTGCCCGCCCTGCTGCAACATCGTGCTTGGCAGACCCTCACCGCGCTCAGTGACGTGCTGGCCAGCATTCAACCGCCACCTGCCGAGGAACTGAATGCGATTCTGAAAGCGCGGGAACGTCCGAGATCCATGCGGTTGTGGGCGGCACTGACTTTGCTGCGCGCCAATCTTCAACCCGATCTGTCAGACCTTGAGGACGTCCGCATTGCGCTGCCCCCCGAGGTGCCGCAGGACGCCCGGGACGCGATCGTTCATTACTGGGTTCGTGTCCGAGAGGGAGTGGAGGCGGGGACCGACGTCCGCTGGTTGATCGAAGGATACACTTTTGGATGGGACTGGCCAGATGTGACAGAGGAGCATGAGGCGGTCGTGGCGGCGATACAACGTGAAGGGCTCACGACCACGGCGCCGGTCGAGGCAGGCGTGTGGCATCAACAGGGCAGCGGGAACTACGTGATTCTTGAGGTGGAAGGTCAACCCGTCTGGATCAGTGAGATTGCGCGGTTTGTGTGGACCTCGCATCCGCAGGCCGCGACGTGGGCCGCTCTTCGTCCTCGCCTGGAGCAAGCCCTGGCTCCCATTGGGTGGAAAGTCTTGTCGGAGGAAGCGGCTGGCGTGGTGTTTCCTGGCTTGAATGTCTATTACTTTGCGCGCCGGACGAGTCAACCCCTCCGAAATCTGCTGTTCTACTGGCAGGATTAAGAACGCACCGACTTACGGTCAGAACGCTTGAGCGTTCAGCGCGCCTTGCTCCTATGGCGTCGCTCTGCGATGAATCTTGAGTGTCAACCTCAAAACGATCAGCCGTCTTCTGCACAGCCGTTCGCCTGCGCCTCAGACAGAGGAGCGTTGGACAAGTTGGAAGCAGCGTTTCGAAGGGTAGTTAGCCCTACAGGTCCTCGTCACTGAACCCGACCGGCACGGCCTTCACCGGGTACATCGCTTCGGCCAGTTGCATGACCAGGTCGTCGACGCGGTCGTCCTCCCGCTCGATCGGGTCGCTGATCGCGTCATACACCCACTGCGGCGTTTTGGCCTCCCAGTGGGGGTCGTCCCCTGCTGGCCCCTTGCGTTTCTCCGGCACGGGCGAGAGGGTGCGGCGCAGCGCTTCCAGGGCGTGCACCGCGCGGGGGTAGTGGGCCTTGATGTGGCGGCGCAGGCTCAGGCCTTCCCCGTCGCGGTGCCACACCAGTTCCAGCGGGTCGGGCGCCTTCCCGCTCTTGGCGGGGTCGTCGAAGCGGGTGAGCAGGTCGATCAGCTGCCGCCAGCCGTCCACGCCGACCGGAATGCCGCTGTCCCGCTCGATGTCCGGGCCGTTCAGCACGGTGAGGTTGCGGCTGCCGACCTGCACGCTGCTCTCCCCTGCCCCGGGCCGATCGGTGCGCCCGGGCAGGGTCAGCGCTGTCCCCCACACGGCGAGGAATTCGAACTGGAAGCGCCTGAGGACGGGCGGGGCGGGCGGCTGGCCGGGCGGCACCGGCACGGTGACCGGCAGCCTGATCCAGAACCGCTCCGCGTTGTGCCAGCGGCCCACCTGGGCGTCCGCGCGGCGGGCGCGCTTCACCGCGCGGGCGTGCCCCTGGTACGCCGCGTTGGCCGCCAGGGCGCGCTCGGCGAGGCGCTGCGCATCCGCCATGCGCCCCAGGCTGATCTGCACGCAGGCCTGGACCGCGAGGTTGTGGCCGGTCATGAACGCCTCGACCATCCCGGCGCTGTTCGGGTCCGCGGTGCGGACGGCGGGGCTGGAGCGGCCGCCGTCCGTGAAGGCCTGCCCGGTGATCAGGGCGTGCGCGATCAAGTTGTGCTGCTCCCGGTCCTCCTGACTGGGGCGCACCTTGGCGAGACTCCACTCACCCACGGCGCTGCGGTGCGCTTCGAGCAGCGCGGCGCGCGCACAGGGGCAGGGGAAGGGATGCGCGGCGCGGCTTGCCGTGATCTGAATCTGGTGCGGTTCGAGGTGCTCGGTGCTCTCCCCTGCCCGGCGTACCACGGCGCCGCAGCCGCGAACCGGGCAGTGCAGATGGGTGGGGGTCGGGGTTGATTTCATGCGGGTGCGGGTCATGCGGGCGCCGATGTGTGCAAGAGAGCAGGAACGTGTGTGAGCACGGGAGCATGATAACGGACGTGCATGATCACGCGCGCACAGGTTTGACGTTACTCGGCGTCGCTGTCGCCTGGACGGAACGCGCGTGCTTTCACGACCTCACCGATCCAGACCGAGTCGACCGCCTCGCCGGCCAACTGAGCGAGGCGCTTCTTGGCCACGATCTTGCCCTTGTGCTTGACAATGACCTTGGTGGCGATCAATTCGATTTCGATCCGGATGTCGTACTGGTCAAACAGGGTGTAAGTCTCGGCAAACTGCACGTAGTACCTGCGACCCTTGGCCAGCGTTTCTGCCGTGCTCTCGTTCATGCCGGACTTGAAGCTGAGTGTGAGCAGCGTGCCCACGACGGCCTGCGTGATCACGCGGGCAATAAACGTCAGGTTTTCCTGGTCAGCCTGTGAGAGGGGTTGGTCTTGAGGGATGTCGATTCGACCGTACTGCAATTCCTGCTGGAGGTAGTCTGTGATCGTCAACAGCCGCAGGTGATGCTCCGCCATGAGCAGGGTGCGGACCTTCTCGGGACGGTCTGGAATGCGGACTAGGACCTCACCCGACTCCACGCGCTGAATCAACGCGTCCCCGAGCGCGAGGAGCCGGATGGCCTGCAGGGCGGCCTTGTCCCGCTGTCCGACCGGGGGGTGGCTGCTGCTCCGAGACACTTTCCAATCAAACCGGTCATCGGTCAAAATTAGCTGGAAGGTCAGCCCGTGCAGGTCGACCAGTTCCACGGTCAATCTGCCCGCAGGCTCCACTGTGAGGCGGCCGTTGACTTCTATTTCCTCCAATCCAGAGCGGACGCGCAGGCGCTCAGTCAGCACCAACGGCTTGAGACCAAGCCGGATTTGTCCGGGCCGGTCCAGCTGGAGCAACTCGTCCAGTTCAGGACTCCCGGCGGTGACGGTGATGTCGCTGCGCGCGGACAGGTCAATGGTGATCTCACGTCCCCGGGCCAGATCCTCATGCAGGGCCGCGAGCTTTGCGCGAGCCCGCGCTGGCCCGCTAATTCGCAGGTGGATGTGCCCCTGGATCCGCATGGTGTTGTCCGCCGTGACCTGCACGCGGGCGTCCGCCAGATTCGAGTCGCGCAACATGGCGGAAAGGGTGGCCACCGCCACAGCCGGGTCGCGGCTTCTCAGCCGTTCAGCGTCGAGTTCCCGTTCCAGCCGCTCGACGTTGGCCTGCTTCAGGAACTCCTCCGCCTTCAGGCTCCCTTCGAGGCGGCTGCTGCTGCCCTCGATGATGATCTGCTTGAGGAGAAACGAGACGGCAAGCGTGATCTGGGCAGGAGTGAAGCCCTCATCTTCGAGGTGACGCCGCACGGTGAGTTCAATTTCCCTCACCTCCTGGTCCAGCACGGCGTGAAAGACATTGCTGGACCGCACCGTGGCAGTGATGTGCTGCGCGATGAGATCGGTGACGTGATGGGCGGTGAGGTCGCGTTCCAGGGCGCTCAGCATCCGGGCCTGCACCTTCCGGTCTGTCAGGCGCTTCAGGCCCTTGGCCCCGCTGAACTTCAGGAAATCCCAGGCGGCGTTGGGCATGAGATTGGTCAGCAGGGTGGTGGCGATTTCGAGACCGGGCACGTGTTCATGGTATGCGGCGCTCGCTCCAGCTCAGGCTCATCTGAGCCCCCACTGTTTGCGTGTGAGCACGACATCACGAGAGTGTGCTAGCTCGTACACACGCAAGCAGGCTCACCGCTCACGGGCGAAACTCCAGGATTCCGCG harbors:
- a CDS encoding DNA methyltransferase; the encoded protein is MTPTAHLLNDQTELVPVHDLKPHPLNPNRNNPEEIAESIRASGWWGTVTVQRSTGQILVGEHRWRGAILAGLTHVPVFWVDVDDDRARVILLADNRYAERATRDPEALRRLLDQLRDGPGLDGTGYTEADHDALLTELDGEVRRELLTDEDDVPPLQPTPVTRPGDIWTIGEHRVSCGDSTDPHQLQRLTAGLQVRLVWTDPPYNVNYEGKTKDRLKIQNDAMTPEQFRQFIAAALSATASVMQPGACIYVAYAELEGVAFRQGYDAAGLKYSQTIVWVKNAAVMSRQDYNWRHEPMLYGWKLGAAHYFGKDFTNTTVLDDSLDLNKLNKAELVDLLTQIRDASTVVYVDKPTRNDLHPTMKPVQLVQICVENSSQPGDVVMDPFGGSGTTLIAAHKIGRRAALNELDPHYCDQIIRRAQDATGMIATRQDGVTFAQAKRGELTGI
- a CDS encoding type II toxin-antitoxin system RelE family toxin; its protein translation is MPTYTIAFEPEAQADLKKLDSTTRAHIDKALARLASNPSAGKPLKKPLAGLFSYHAANKRYRIVYDIDSASSTVTVLTIGARQSGKRSDPYATARRRV
- a CDS encoding terminase small subunit, producing the protein MPRRKPTDAPPAKRGRAAPQKPAPKKSAPKKPAARNAKATPAAQPAAKAGAKPKARQARATPAPAPTPPAPQITPAGQAFMDKLNLCSRQEQQFVLSKLDGKSNTQAAKDAEYSPRTAKEQGSRLLTRVHVVAAIEAGWIARGFSPQVILAAIREMIDFDPDDVMSSVNEVVTDWVEVLASTVLADVRLELEVAEEMLRNLPPPPDKPRRGRGRDAEPEPDPYDIERAVLEGEVARLRRRETVLAVQVRKNERATVMEERQVLKAVPYIDLDKVRQEGKSKFISNVKNNQHGRSIELISRKDVIQLAGQALGMFREHHVHTGPNGGPIQSETTFNPEKATGEQIADEYSKLLATLDQK